cacacacaggaaattgccttggtgtggttggtgcactgtacaaacaacaatataaaaacaacaatatagaacaacaatatatacagtaggaGAGTTATGGGCATGtgcggttctaaggtgcagagattggtgctgctgacccccccccccccaccctcgcacataatttataacactacattattggcactaccaccaatctttgcaccttaaaaccgcacacaacacatttactgtatatattattttttcgatattgttgttttttatattgatgtttatattgctctatattgttgtttttatattgttgtttgtaaagtgcaccaaccacaccaaggcaatttcctgtatgtgaaaatatacaaggcaataaaaagaattctgattctgattctgattctggtgATAGCGCcaataatatatagttataaattatgtgcgagttTTCATTGTGGTGAAAACATGAGGGAGACGTGTGATCAAACACATCTGAATGCTGCCGCGGAATATTTGGAATTCCCAACCAAGTTCAGAACATCTACGAGCGTTTCAATTGACATCACAGCAGTCGGCGAATCTGTACCTCTGTCTTCTCGGACTGTCGTCTGTTGCTTCCTGGTTGTTACTGAAGTGAATCTTGCTAACCAGCCTGTCACTGCCAAGggccaacagtctccttatgaaaccacattttaattcagtaGAACCCgtttataaatatcagtcccctaaacatgcctgatttctttcatcaagactccttctcacattgtttctgcaaaaactggatctgccccctgagcTGTAGCCCCACCAAAATGCATTGGGTTCTTCTTCGGCTCATGCCAAGCCCGCAACAAACTTTCATGGAACTCGGTTGAgctgtttttgcataatcctcaTCCAACAAACGCAGATGCATAATAATCGCCTGGTGGAATTATATCAGTTATATTAGGTTTAGAGTTCAAACCCTGTCtgccagaaaaaaaataacttgatTCCTCAATCATACTGGATTGATTGCATTTGTCTAAAAGTCACGTGCACATCTATAATGCacatattcaatttaaaaatctTTTATAATAACTACATCATGATTTAGATTTGGTGTCGTGTCTTTGTGGGTTGTAGAAGGGTTTGTTTCCATGAGAGAGCTGGTCACATGAGTCATGTGTGGCGAAGAACAAAGAAATGACAGCTATGCCGACAAACTACATTCCTCTCCACACACCTCCACCTTTATGTTCATGCTAAAATTACTCTGTCTTGTACTGGAGGGTGTGTACAGTAAACAGctcaatataaaatatacaaaatctGCTTTTACGCCAACAAGGCAGTTTATGTCGTCCATTGTAAATCAATGCCAAcgttttttgtaattttagaGTTTGACACGATGGTATTTAAGTGATTAGATCTCATAATGGTTTAGAACTGGAGCGACAGCTCCTCTAACTGGAACAGCAAGTACAACTAGTGGAAAAATGCGGCTGTCATCAGACACACTTTTACTCAATCACTTTGTACCCGGCTCTTGTTAAGCAAAGGGTGTGACGTGACACACATGACAACCATAGGTATAAATAGCTTTAGCTGTTATCTCTGCAGTGGCGTGGCTTTAGTGCTTTCATTAGTAGGTTGattataagaaaataaaacttatCATGTTCTGTGCCCACGTTGTTCCGTCTTTCTGGAGAGCACTTGGCTCGACATGTCAGACAATACTCACGATACTTCAGTTAAagtacaaataaacataaaagtACATTAACTTTTCTATGAAATACTTAAGTAAAACTACTTGCAGAGAGCAGCTTAATCACTGATGTATTGGTCTACTTTATCTGTACGTAAAGCAATGATCTAATGTTATGTTCTAAATACATCATTAACTGTATCTgctgtatattttctttaacaataacaataatacacaCTAATATTAATAAAGAATGCTGCATATAAATGAATGGCTGAGTCTCAGCTGTGGCCTCTTCCAAATAGTTGGAGGTGTAACTCAATGCAATGTTAAACTGTAATGCAGTAGAATGTACAGAATGTACAGACAGGACTACCTGAAAGTACATCGacttaagtaaaataaaaaatgtacttaagCACAGATAAGAAGTTAATGTACTCTATTACATCCCGCCtctgcatttatgtttatttcttaaCACTATCTTTAGTTCAGCACCTGTTTATTTCTCATGTGATGTTTACGTCTACTACACTTTATGATCATGTTGTTCCATCTCTCGATCTCTGGTTAAATGACTTCTACTGTGTGAATCTTAAATCAGAATCAGTATCTGagtttattgccaagtaggtttacacctacaaggttTTTGCtagggtgtgtttgtgcaacgttaatatgaaaatatatatacaaaacacTTCCTTGTTTCACCAGATGTTCTTCTCCCGTCGTCATCATTTCTCTCATAACAACGTCGGAGCATCTTTctgaatcagtgtgtgttttaaaatctATCACACCCTGTTTCCTTTACTgaatttttgaaatataaatattgtgcTTTATCATTTGTCGCAGAACCAAAGACAGCATGTACCACGCTCTGACCTACGCCACGATCCTAGAGATGCAGGCcatgatgacctttgacccccaacACATCCTGACAGCAGGAAACACCATGAAGGAGGCCCAGGCTATCTGTCAGCGGTGAGACTTCCCTTCAGCACCACAGTGAAATAATGTCCAGATGTACAGGTCCTCTCAGTATCAGTTCATTCATTAGCTGCAGACGAGAGGTTTGTCTTGTAAAAGCTGTGGACGAGCTTTAATAAAGCAATCACAAAGTACAGTTTCTTTTAGGTGATAAAAGGTGATTGATCTGCTTTATCTTTTGAACATGCATTCATAAAATCAAACCGTTGatcctttatttaaccaggaagaTCCCATTGAGATGCAACATCTCTTCTGCCAGTCAAGATGAACAGCAAATAAAATAGGACAAGTTTCATATTCAAATGCAATCAGGGacagataacacaaaaaaaactagaACACAGCAAGCATACAAAAgcacagaagagacacagacacagctgctgACCTACAGAATGTCACACCTGCCTGtcacagtttgtctttgtgccACTGTGAGAGTCTGGACCCACAGGAGATCTAATAAGCTCCGACGGGACAAAACCTGCACTCGactctttctctgcagttttattttcaatgttgTGACTGTTAATGCCCAGTCAGCAGACTCAGCACCTTATGGGAACTTCATCCTACAGCAGCTCAGCATCCTGTCTTCCCTGGAAAAAGGCTGAGTCACTGATGTGCCCAGGAAACGAGAGCAGAGCGTCACTGCTGAGAATCCTTAAGACTTTTTCAGAGCCACTGACACTCGCTGatggttttctgttttgtgcttTCAGGCAACGCAAGAAGTCGAGCTTCTCCAAAACCTTTACGGAAGGTCAGTAAAGGAAATGTGCTGCAATCAGTTACAACCTTAATGCCGCCATTTCCATTGTGCTTCACGTGGGTAACTTGTCATTTTCACCTCAGAGGAACTCCATGCGGAAGTGTGCTACGCCGAGTGTCTCCTGCAGAGGGCAGCACTCACTTTCCTACAGGTCAGGAAAAGCTCTTGACACAGACCAACCACCACTGCACTGAAAACAGCCACCATGCAACTcactgtctctcccccccccctccccctgttctacaggatgaaaacatgatcAGTTTCATTAAAGGAGGGATCAAAGTGAGGAACAGCTACCAGACTTACAAGTGAGAAACTAAACTCCAGattttttattcacattttctaATCCAAATTTCTATCTTCGCGGATACGTCGCTAAACACTTTTCTCCCTTTCTTCACCTCTACCTTACAGAGAGCTTCACACAGTCCTCCAGTCCGCTGGCTACACCCATGGTGACAACCACAGCCATTTTGAGGGTGGTGTTAAACTGGGAGTGGGAGCCTTTAATCTAGTAAGTAGAAAGCTTTATGGGTCACTGACGGATTAATGGAATAATGTACCAGTGTGTTTTGAAAGCGAATTGTTTGCATTGCATTTTTGTGTGATGTTAAAGCTGCTCAtaattaaacagaaacacatccaGAGCaaaagatggatagatagatagatagatagatagatagatagatagatagatagatagatagatagatagatagatagatagatagatagatagatagatagatagatagaagtgTGGTTTGAGCTTCTTTTTATGTGGCActtaatgatacattttttgattattgCCATATTATGGGCCTCTTCTACTTATTTCCTCTGTTCCTCTACATTACAACCCATAGCCTTTGTACAGTACATACAGGAAATTCAACGTAAATTTTTTTAGAAACACTTGGTGTTGTAATGATAAAGAAAGGATCCTGTTTGCCTGCAGCTAAACTGTCACTTCCTCTCCCTGCAGATGATTTCCATGTTGCCCGCTCGGACACTGAAGCTACTGGAGTTTGTGGGTGTCTCTGGTAACAAGGTGGGTTCTGTAGAaggatgagagacagagaccggTGTCtttatttaccttgtcatatacagacataaacataaacatttgttttgtcataggctgatttgagccctgaggaaactttgggctcttgactatatgcttctggatctgtgtcattcttaacataggtctttgcacagtatttacaaatgtaaacagcctttccttctacattggctggggtgaaatgtctccacacatgagacagtgcacgtggaattgttctgtagaataagatgagaaaaaagcaatgccagagatataaatagttagccaaacaattggaatcgtctttagaaatattttacaattgatggataaatgaatataaagaggctagatgaacagatgaaccatcctcaatcagcaggttaatatatttcccccagtaaTTTCAtagaaacttacctgactagtcctgcacactaaagcaggcctcaatagccccgctgtagtgtgcaggatgctgggaattatctgcaaAAGTGATGGAGAAATacacagtgcagggttgaaattcaacgtgcagcgtgtaatacattccatacatctttaaaatagagttttgaatgatgtttttattgctcagcgtttaatttacgtatatattatttttttaaattccagagctgaatattcccatggaaagttttcCGGATatgttccgcccctttgcaGCCCTAAGTACGATTCAAGATTTTGACACATTTAGTTTGTGCAATCGCTTTACAAAATAAGCTGAGAAACCTGATATAAATGTGAGAAATTATTTCCccaacagatttattttatagTCACGAAATCAGACATCATATACAGACAGTAGGTTTTTGATTTGTACAGTCTCAAGAGGTCGTCTGACATGATCTCGACATGGAGAACTTAAATATCTTGCTTAGGCTGCAtagaacaatgtgtgtgtgtgtgtgtttgtattcatgCAGGAGTTCGGTCTGCAGGAGCTTCAGGACGGCTGCGCTGAGAGCACATTCAGGTCCTTCCTCTGTaacatgctgctgctctgttatcacaccttcatgagctTCATACTTGGtgagcagtgacacacacacatgtacacacacaggcccacacacacatacacagctgcGGCTAACCACAGTTCTGTGTTTCTCGTGCAGGAACTGGAGAAGGAGATGTTGAAGATGCTGAGAAACTGCTACAGCCATATCTCAAAAAATATCCCACGGTTTGTTagagagttgttttttttaccttaccACATGATTTGAAGTATCATGTTTCTCAACGCATTGTTGACCTTCTTTCTCACAGGGATCCATCTTCTTGTTCTTCGCTGGCCGAATAGAAGAGATCAAGGGGAACCTGGATGCTGTGAGTCcaccaacacatacacacacatcaccaccGTCATGAATCCTTCCTGTGAAAACTGATTGTTTTTATACTTCATGTTATTAGAACGTTGTCAGAGTATCTTATATCTGTGGgcagttcatttttttttttttatttaaatttgaaagtaGGGTTCTGTAAAACAATTTAACTACTTTTAGTAGAACGAAATGGCTTTACAACAAACCAGTTGTTTAAAACCAAGTGTAATGTGTGTGAATCTTTATTAGTGATTTGCCATATCACAGATTTCCGTTACTATCCGATACAAAGTAAAACCAAGTGGTGTTAGTTTGACGATACCAATGCGATATTTTGTAAAAAGGGATGTATTGATATTTTTGCATCGATACTTTTCAAGAATCACAACCAAGTCATCACAAGATTTGTTAGATGGGCATATAGTGTTATTACCAAATTAAAAAGACTACATTCTAATAATGTAcatctgcatttatttcatcAACATATTGGTTTATAAACCCTGAGTTTAGGTTGTCAATCATCACTTATGGATACCCCCGTCATCTATATTGTTTATCCTTTGGGGGTCACAGGGagatggagccaatcccagctgctATGGGGCGACAGGTTGGCAGCAAATCACAGGGCCaccatacagagacaaacacccAGTCACTCTTACATTCAAAACTActgtcaatttagagtctccaataaACTCAACCCAAACCTGCATGTCGTTGGAGTGTGGGAGGGAATCGTAGaagacccacacaaacacagacagaacttacattcattcatttataacACAGGTGGTATTACGCTAAGTCGTGTGCAAAAATCTATGATTATTCATTGTGTCACCATATGAACAGTGAATCATTATCCAGACGgtttcatgtgtgtttccaggctGTTGACCGTTTCCAGGAGTGCTGTGAGGCTCAGCAGCAGTGGAAGCAGTTTCACCACATGTGCTACTGGGAGCTGATGTGGTGCTACACGTACAAGAGGAACTGGAAGATGGCTTACTTCTACGCTGACCTGCTCAGCAAGGAGAACTCGTGGTCTAAGGTGGGCGACGGTAGATGTTCAGGCTAATGCTGAGTTAGTAATGACTGATTTTGGTTTCCTTTTGTCAGCCCCTCACAAAATAAGAGCAACAACCTGATTTCCAGCTCTTATCTGAAGtttttactagggggctggcaggGAAAATatctggagaaagtccggagCCTGTCACTCGGATATATGTTTTCTCACATATAGTCCCTCCGACCATTATCTGGGTTTCAGTGCatgcctgaaagcagctatacagTATTTCCAGTTTGGCCCCTTTTCTGTAAGTTAGTCCCTCTCTGTCTAAACTGGCAACAACAGCACTCAAGGAGGATTCTGTTAAATGTCtgttaatgataaataaattatatttcagcTTCTAGTGACCGAAAATAACTTGCATCATGAAACTCAATAATGAGAGTGAATTTGGGTTCTGGCTCTgacaccaaattccacacagtTGTTGTTTTATCTTTCTCTGTTCATCTCATTTGAAAAGGAAAGACAGCTTTGCAGTAGTAATCACCTTTTTTTCCATTCCTAAGGCTACCTATGCGTATATGAAAGCAGCCTACCTTAGCATGATGACGGAGGATGATTGTCTAACCTTCGGGGAAACTGCGTTGACTCTGTTCAGGTACGAACTGAGAGCTAAGACACGCCTGGAGCTGGTCACAGAATCCATAAGCAAACAGAGATGATTCATTGTGAGGGTTACATTTCTATAATGTCAACATCGCTTCTTGTAGGAAGATAATTTTGTCTTTTGGAAGTAACATGAGTTCAtataaaaatgagaaaaaaagcctATTTTGTATGAAAGAAATAATCTAATAATGGATTTTCACATGTCTTATGCTGGTGCCAAGCAAGCTTTTTAATTGATGGTGAATTGCTGCACAAGACCTCTAGTAAATCAGAATTTGACGATATAAAGTGAAGATGCGAACAGACATAATGTGTCACGTGTTATCTCTTGTTTTCAGTTAGTCATGTGTGGGAATTTAAttgtatattgttttatttttcaggcaaGTTCCAGAACTAAAGCAGAAAATAGCCGGCAAGTCTTTGCCAACGGAGAAGTTTGCGATCAGGAAAGCCCGTCGCTACCTCGTAGATAATCCCATTCCTCTCCCTGCCCCTCCATTGGTCAGTACTGGGTGATgcctgctttaaaaaaaaattccacagTTTTTACATGGCAATGGACGGGGTTTATATAGCTTTCGAAGTGCTTGGCAGTACAGGTCACATTCAAAGATTTATTCACATGCTTATTTATTCTATACATATGGACggcacagctgtcaggagcAGCATCTGGGACTCAGCATGTGGGCCGGGGGGgaccggggatcgaaccaccaacaATCTATTGGATTGGTGCTGAGAGGCACAGCTTTCTGACCTTATCATTCTGCCACAGTTTGAGTTGCTGTCATTGTGACCAATAGGTTAAAGTACTGTGGGAAGttatatgatataaaatatatatataaatgtacacTATTTCTAtaataacattgtttttttaaataataataataataaacctttcaaaacacagtaaCCACATGCTTTACAAGTTAAACGAGCAAACCGATATAAAGATCACACAGTAATAGAGCACAAGTACAGATATAAAACATTgttacagatgagaaaagagtaCAAACTAGCTAAAATAAgacattataaaatatttataaatacatgGTTAGATCAGACCTAAGAAAAAACACACCTATAGGAATGCGTCTGTAAGAGACATTTTTAGAAGGATAAGGAGTTTGTCAGACGGATGTCCTCAGGCAGATTGTACACAGAGTGGTAGTCCTGACAGAAAAGGCCCAATCACCTCTGGTCCTCAGCCGGCCACTGTGGAGTGGCCTTCCCGATGGACCTCAGGTTACAACCGGGGGCATAAGGTGTCAAAAGCTCTCAAGTGTACATAGGTGTGAGTCCAGAAAAGGCCTAGAAAGTCagcaataatataataatcaatTCTTATATTTATCCggatttttatgtatttttgtgttgtgtaggaGATGATGTACATATGGAATGGCTACACGGTCATTGGAAAACACAAAGACCTGACGGAGGGCATGCTGAAAACACTGGATGAGGCACAAGCTCAACTCGAGAACAGCCAAAGTATGCAGAATGATTTACCACATTCTCAAAGATCTCtctaacaaataaaaatgtcatagtcatttatcattttctcttctttaaCACTAATATGCTAAGGTGGATTTCATTCATTGTAGCTGCTTTTTCCACAACTGTTGttatctcctcactgtcctgttgtgtgtttgtcagggaGTGAGTTCTCCATGGACGATCAGTGTCTGCTCAGCCTACTGAGGGGTTTGTGTCTCAAACACCTGGGGCACCAGGAGGAGGCCGAACACTACTTTACCCTGGTCCTTTGCAAGTACGCGTCTCTCAATTTCATACACAGACATTTACAGACAATATGTAGAAACATAA
The nucleotide sequence above comes from Platichthys flesus chromosome 9, fPlaFle2.1, whole genome shotgun sequence. Encoded proteins:
- the ttc39a gene encoding tetratricopeptide repeat protein 39A isoform X2, producing MKMSEEDETLSNGGSKSDLSLALEDCTAALDLFLRNEFEEAQTRLRSRTKDSMYHALTYATILEMQAMMTFDPQHILTAGNTMKEAQAICQRQRKKSSFSKTFTEEELHAEVCYAECLLQRAALTFLQDENMISFIKGGIKVRNSYQTYKELHTVLQSAGYTHGDNHSHFEGGVKLGVGAFNLMISMLPARTLKLLEFVGVSGNKEFGLQELQDGCAESTFRSFLCNMLLLCYHTFMSFILGTGEGDVEDAEKLLQPYLKKYPTGSIFLFFAGRIEEIKGNLDAAVDRFQECCEAQQQWKQFHHMCYWELMWCYTYKRNWKMAYFYADLLSKENSWSKATYAYMKAAYLSMMTEDDCLTFGETALTLFRQVPELKQKIAGKSLPTEKFAIRKARRYLVDNPIPLPAPPLEMMYIWNGYTVIGKHKDLTEGMLKTLDEAQAQLENSQRSEFSMDDQCLLSLLRGLCLKHLGHQEEAEHYFTLVLCNETQIKYDHYLVPNALLEHGLLLLEQGRTDEAIKLLEAAKQNYKNYSMESRTHFRIQAALHKAKGAAENGINVPSSP
- the ttc39a gene encoding tetratricopeptide repeat protein 39A isoform X1 gives rise to the protein MSFITNWRRSGKKHDGKTDTQKAQDIPDSPDSLNQLSVINSPDLDPILTDFRLQLPNNRDAPEPANPSDGGSKSDLSLALEDCTAALDLFLRNEFEEAQTRLRSRTKDSMYHALTYATILEMQAMMTFDPQHILTAGNTMKEAQAICQRQRKKSSFSKTFTEEELHAEVCYAECLLQRAALTFLQDENMISFIKGGIKVRNSYQTYKELHTVLQSAGYTHGDNHSHFEGGVKLGVGAFNLMISMLPARTLKLLEFVGVSGNKEFGLQELQDGCAESTFRSFLCNMLLLCYHTFMSFILGTGEGDVEDAEKLLQPYLKKYPTGSIFLFFAGRIEEIKGNLDAAVDRFQECCEAQQQWKQFHHMCYWELMWCYTYKRNWKMAYFYADLLSKENSWSKATYAYMKAAYLSMMTEDDCLTFGETALTLFRQVPELKQKIAGKSLPTEKFAIRKARRYLVDNPIPLPAPPLEMMYIWNGYTVIGKHKDLTEGMLKTLDEAQAQLENSQRSEFSMDDQCLLSLLRGLCLKHLGHQEEAEHYFTLVLCNETQIKYDHYLVPNALLEHGLLLLEQGRTDEAIKLLEAAKQNYKNYSMESRTHFRIQAALHKAKGAAENGINVPSSP